One region of Bradyrhizobium betae genomic DNA includes:
- a CDS encoding peptidylprolyl isomerase, which translates to MTTSFPVTKTGLRFGLATALVGCLALALIAGPGRAADDPVLAKVNGAEIKKSDVAMAEEELGPSLAQMDPATKDENVLSFLIDMKIVSKAAEDKKVADGEEFKKRLAFARNRLLMDNLLAQEGKAATTPDAMKKVYEEASKQITGEQEVRARHILVETEDEAKAVKAELDKGADFAELAKKKSKDPGSADGGDLGFFTKEQMVPEFSTVAFALEPGKISDPVKSQFGWHIIKVEEKRSRKAPDFEQVKAQIEQYVTRKAQADYVAKLRAEAKVERTEQPAADAKPDAKRDAKPADPAKPSDAKPSDSKMAPPAKK; encoded by the coding sequence ATGACCACCTCGTTCCCGGTAACCAAAACCGGCCTGCGCTTCGGCCTCGCCACCGCCCTCGTGGGCTGCCTTGCGCTGGCGCTGATCGCGGGTCCCGGGCGGGCCGCCGACGATCCGGTCCTGGCGAAGGTCAATGGCGCGGAAATCAAGAAGAGCGACGTCGCCATGGCCGAAGAGGAACTCGGACCGAGCCTCGCCCAGATGGACCCGGCGACCAAGGACGAGAACGTCCTGTCGTTCCTGATCGACATGAAGATCGTGTCCAAGGCCGCCGAGGACAAGAAGGTCGCCGACGGCGAGGAGTTCAAGAAGCGCCTGGCGTTCGCCCGCAACCGCCTGCTGATGGACAATTTGCTGGCCCAGGAAGGCAAGGCCGCCACCACCCCCGACGCCATGAAGAAGGTCTATGAGGAGGCCTCCAAGCAGATCACCGGCGAGCAGGAAGTGCGCGCCCGCCACATCCTGGTCGAGACCGAGGACGAAGCCAAGGCGGTGAAGGCCGAGCTCGACAAGGGCGCCGATTTCGCCGAACTCGCCAAGAAGAAGTCCAAGGATCCGGGCTCCGCCGACGGCGGCGACCTCGGCTTCTTCACCAAGGAACAGATGGTGCCGGAATTCTCGACGGTGGCCTTCGCGCTCGAGCCGGGCAAGATCTCCGATCCCGTGAAGTCGCAGTTCGGCTGGCACATCATCAAGGTCGAGGAAAAGCGCAGCCGCAAGGCGCCGGACTTCGAGCAGGTCAAGGCCCAGATCGAGCAATACGTCACCCGCAAGGCCCAGGCCGACTACGTCGCCAAGCTGCGCGCGGAAGCCAAGGTCGAGCGCACCGAACAGCCGGCGGCGGACGCCAAGCCGGACGCCAAGCGGGATGCCAAGCCGGCCGACCCCGCCAAGCCTTCCGATGCCAAGCCTTCCGACAGCAAGATGGCGCCGCCCGCGAAGAAGTAA
- the secA gene encoding preprotein translocase subunit SecA translates to MIGALARKFFGSANDRRVKGYQSRVNAINALEPEVSKLSDEALKARTAEFKQQLAEGKTLDDLLVPAFATVREAAKRTLGQRHFDVQLIGGIVLHEGDIAEMKTGEGKTLVATLAVYLNALAGKGVHVVTVNDYLASRDSGWMGQIYGFLGLTTGVIVHGLDDAERKAAYACDITYGTNNEYGFDYLRDNMKYRLEDMVQRPHFYAIVDEVDSILIDEARTPLIISGPLDDRSDFYNTIDSFLPKLDKTDYDVDEKQRTVTLTEGGMEKIEGLLRDAGQLKGESLYDVENVSVVHHINQALRAHTLFTRDKDYIVRDDEVVIIDEFTGRMMAGRRYSEGLHQALEAKEHVQVQPENQTLASITFQNYFRMYEKLAGMTGTALTEADELFDIYKLEVVEIPTNLSVARLDEDDEVYRTQNEKYAAILAEIERANARLQPVLVGTASIEKSEVIAEYLKKHGYRQIDFGSENSMQKLYAAARANKPAKLFAVLNARFHEQEAYIVAEAGVPGAITIATNMAGRGTDIKLGGSLEMRIQQETAGITDDAEKAKKIEQIKADIEHFRDIVLKAEETVEIEPAKGSKPAKTVKKPGGLYIIGSERHESRRIDNQLRGRSGRQGDPGRSKFFLSLEDDLMRIFGSDRLDSMLQRLGLKEGEAIIHPWINKALEKAQQKVEARNFDIRKNLLKFDNVQNDQRKVIFDQRVDLMKDESVVETVTDMRHAFIDDLVAKHVPEHAYAEQWDVAGLKDELTRVLGLDLPVDEWAKEEGIADEELLSRIETKADEHMAAKVAQWGPDVMRYVEKTILLQTLDHLWREHLVMLDHLRQVIGLRGYGQRDPLQEYKTEAFNLFQEMSAHLREAVTAQLMRVEIVPPEQEAPVLPPMEAHKFDPNTGEDEMAVANVSLGAQATDAAQRDPNNPASWGKIGRNEDCPCGSGKKYKHCHGRYA, encoded by the coding sequence ATGATCGGCGCGCTCGCCCGCAAGTTTTTCGGCTCCGCCAACGACCGGCGGGTGAAGGGATATCAGTCCCGCGTCAACGCGATCAACGCGCTGGAACCAGAGGTCTCGAAACTCTCGGACGAGGCGCTCAAGGCCCGCACCGCCGAGTTTAAGCAGCAGCTCGCCGAGGGCAAGACGCTCGACGACCTCCTGGTGCCCGCCTTCGCCACCGTGCGCGAGGCCGCCAAGCGCACGCTCGGCCAGCGCCATTTCGACGTCCAGCTGATCGGCGGCATCGTGCTTCACGAGGGCGACATCGCCGAGATGAAGACCGGCGAAGGCAAGACGCTGGTTGCAACGCTCGCGGTCTATCTCAACGCGCTCGCCGGCAAGGGCGTCCACGTCGTCACCGTCAACGACTACCTCGCCAGCCGCGACTCCGGCTGGATGGGCCAGATCTACGGCTTCCTCGGCCTGACCACCGGCGTCATCGTGCATGGCCTCGACGATGCCGAGCGCAAGGCGGCCTATGCCTGCGACATCACCTACGGCACCAACAACGAATACGGGTTCGACTATCTGCGCGACAACATGAAGTACCGGCTCGAGGACATGGTCCAGCGGCCGCACTTCTATGCGATCGTCGACGAAGTCGACTCCATCCTGATCGACGAGGCGCGCACGCCGCTGATCATCTCCGGCCCGCTCGACGACCGTTCCGACTTCTACAACACCATCGACTCGTTCCTGCCCAAGCTCGACAAGACCGATTACGACGTCGACGAGAAGCAGCGCACGGTGACGCTGACCGAAGGCGGCATGGAGAAGATCGAGGGTCTGCTGCGCGATGCCGGCCAGCTCAAGGGCGAGTCGCTCTACGACGTCGAGAACGTCTCCGTCGTGCACCACATCAACCAGGCGCTGCGCGCCCACACGCTGTTCACCCGTGACAAGGACTACATCGTCCGCGACGACGAGGTCGTGATCATCGACGAGTTCACCGGCCGCATGATGGCCGGCCGGCGCTATTCCGAAGGTCTGCACCAGGCGCTGGAAGCCAAGGAGCATGTCCAGGTCCAGCCGGAAAACCAGACACTGGCCTCGATCACCTTCCAGAACTATTTCCGGATGTACGAGAAGCTCGCCGGCATGACCGGTACGGCGCTGACCGAAGCCGACGAGCTGTTCGACATCTACAAGCTCGAGGTCGTGGAAATCCCGACCAATTTGTCGGTCGCCCGCCTGGACGAGGACGACGAGGTCTATCGCACCCAGAACGAGAAATACGCCGCGATCCTGGCCGAGATCGAGCGCGCCAATGCGCGCCTGCAGCCGGTGCTGGTCGGCACGGCCTCGATCGAAAAGTCGGAAGTGATTGCCGAGTACCTCAAGAAGCACGGCTATCGGCAGATCGATTTCGGCAGCGAGAATTCGATGCAGAAGCTGTACGCCGCGGCGCGCGCCAACAAGCCGGCGAAGCTGTTCGCGGTGCTGAACGCGCGCTTCCACGAGCAGGAAGCCTATATCGTCGCCGAAGCCGGCGTTCCCGGCGCGATCACGATCGCGACCAACATGGCGGGCCGCGGCACCGACATCAAGCTCGGCGGCTCGCTCGAGATGCGCATCCAGCAGGAGACGGCCGGCATCACCGACGATGCCGAGAAGGCCAAAAAGATCGAGCAGATCAAGGCCGACATCGAGCATTTCCGCGACATCGTGCTGAAGGCGGAGGAGACCGTCGAGATCGAGCCGGCGAAGGGCTCCAAGCCCGCCAAGACGGTGAAGAAGCCCGGCGGCCTCTACATCATCGGCTCCGAACGTCACGAATCCCGCCGTATCGACAACCAGCTCCGCGGCCGTTCCGGCCGTCAGGGCGATCCCGGCCGCTCGAAGTTCTTCCTGTCGCTCGAAGACGATCTGATGCGCATCTTCGGCTCGGACCGACTCGACAGCATGCTGCAGCGTCTTGGCCTGAAGGAAGGCGAGGCGATCATCCATCCCTGGATCAACAAGGCGCTGGAGAAGGCGCAGCAGAAGGTCGAGGCGCGCAACTTCGACATCCGCAAGAACCTGCTCAAGTTCGACAACGTCCAGAACGACCAGCGCAAGGTGATCTTCGACCAGCGCGTCGACCTGATGAAGGACGAGAGCGTCGTCGAAACCGTCACCGACATGCGCCACGCCTTCATCGACGACCTCGTCGCCAAGCACGTGCCCGAGCATGCCTATGCCGAGCAGTGGGACGTCGCCGGCCTGAAGGACGAGCTGACGCGCGTGCTCGGTCTCGATTTGCCGGTCGACGAATGGGCCAAGGAAGAGGGCATCGCCGACGAGGAATTGCTCTCGCGCATCGAGACCAAGGCCGACGAGCACATGGCGGCCAAGGTGGCGCAATGGGGCCCCGACGTGATGCGTTACGTCGAGAAGACCATTTTGCTGCAGACGCTCGACCATCTCTGGCGCGAGCATCTGGTCATGCTCGACCATCTGCGTCAGGTCATCGGCCTGCGCGGCTACGGCCAGCGCGATCCCTTGCAGGAGTACAAGACCGAAGCCTTCAACCTCTTCCAGGAGATGAGCGCGCATCTGCGCGAGGCGGTCACGGCGCAGCTGATGCGCGTCGAGATCGTCCCGCCGGAGCAGGAAGCACCGGTGCTGCCGCCGATGGAAGCGCACAAGTTCGATCCGAACACCGGCGAAGACGAAATGGCCGTCGCCAACGTCTCGCTGGGAGCGCAGGCCACCGACGCCGCGCAGCGCGATCCGAACAACCCTGCCAGTTGGGGCAAGATCGGCCGCAACGAGGACTGCCCGTGCGGCAGCGGCAAGAAGTACAAGCACTGCCACGGGCGGTATGCGTAA
- a CDS encoding MarR family winged helix-turn-helix transcriptional regulator, producing MAKPNSPITEHLAYLLAQANREINRQLELRLSKEGVPVEQWRILKVLSDGKGHSMGELADAVLLNHPTLTKMIDRMVSDTLVYRVQDPNDRRKVLMFISDRGKVLCRKLNSLAVDQEEHILESYGDKSTSELKRLLESLIDSSN from the coding sequence GTGGCAAAACCGAACTCTCCGATCACCGAACACCTCGCCTACCTGCTCGCGCAGGCCAACCGGGAGATCAACCGGCAGCTGGAACTGCGCTTGAGCAAGGAAGGCGTTCCCGTCGAACAATGGCGCATCCTGAAGGTGCTGTCGGATGGCAAAGGCCATTCGATGGGCGAGCTTGCCGACGCGGTGCTGCTCAATCATCCGACGCTGACCAAGATGATCGACCGCATGGTCTCCGACACGCTGGTCTATCGCGTGCAGGACCCCAACGACCGCCGCAAGGTCCTGATGTTCATCTCCGACCGCGGCAAGGTGCTGTGCAGGAAGCTCAACTCGCTCGCGGTGGACCAGGAAGAGCACATCCTGGAGAGCTACGGCGACAAGTCGACGAGCGAGCTGAAGCGGCTGTTGGAGAGCTTGATCGACAGCTCGAATTGA
- a CDS encoding ABC transporter substrate-binding protein, translated as MKRSGARNKLRIGNFLTFTGSPGIWGPTSTNSAMLAAAEINKRGGILGRELAKNIAVIIVEQHLDLARRVADYAYVLDRGRVALQGQAGEVRDNPELVRYLAP; from the coding sequence ATGAAGCGCAGCGGCGCACGCAACAAGCTCCGCATCGGTAATTTCCTCACCTTCACCGGCTCGCCCGGAATCTGGGGCCCGACCTCCACCAACAGCGCGATGCTGGCGGCCGCCGAGATCAACAAGCGCGGCGGCATCCTCGGCCGCGAGCTCGCGAAGAACATCGCGGTGATCATCGTCGAGCAGCACCTCGATCTGGCACGGCGCGTCGCCGACTACGCTTATGTGCTGGACCGCGGACGAGTTGCTTTGCAAGGGCAGGCGGGCGAGGTGAGGGACAATCCGGAACTGGTGCGGTATCTGGCGCCGTAG
- a CDS encoding DUF3883 domain-containing protein: protein MDEERAKEVSGTPWTESEVSALVESYFRMLASERAGEAYSKAGSRRQLMTTLHRSEGSIERKLQNVSAVLDELGAQWINGYKPLAHYQDALVAAVERNVGRTPDFLYPVTTDTQPLALNDDSVFVAPPSISGFDKALTPAVRRLVGKFDPAERDARNQQLGKAGEKFVVQFERDRLRRHGREDLADDVRWVSDLDGDGYGYDVRSFEPDGQERLLEIKTTCGHERTTFWLTKREVDVAAERSDRYRIRRVFHFRNRAQMFEIAPPLERALLMTPSAYMAEMR, encoded by the coding sequence TTGGACGAGGAGCGAGCCAAAGAAGTTAGCGGGACACCATGGACGGAGAGTGAGGTCTCTGCGCTGGTCGAAAGCTATTTCCGGATGTTGGCCTCGGAACGGGCCGGCGAGGCCTACAGCAAGGCGGGAAGCCGACGTCAACTCATGACGACGCTCCATCGATCTGAAGGATCAATCGAACGCAAACTTCAAAACGTATCAGCGGTATTGGACGAGTTGGGCGCTCAATGGATCAACGGCTACAAGCCTTTAGCGCATTATCAAGATGCCTTGGTGGCCGCAGTCGAGCGCAACGTCGGACGGACGCCAGATTTCCTTTACCCTGTGACCACCGACACTCAACCACTCGCGCTGAATGACGATTCGGTTTTCGTTGCACCACCATCTATTTCCGGCTTCGACAAGGCACTGACGCCCGCCGTGCGACGATTGGTTGGAAAGTTCGACCCCGCCGAGCGAGATGCCAGAAATCAACAGTTGGGTAAAGCCGGCGAAAAGTTCGTCGTGCAGTTCGAGCGCGACCGTTTGCGACGCCACGGACGAGAAGACCTCGCGGATGACGTTCGCTGGGTTTCCGATCTGGACGGAGACGGCTACGGCTATGACGTTCGCTCCTTCGAGCCTGACGGCCAGGAACGGCTACTGGAAATCAAGACGACGTGCGGACACGAACGTACGACATTTTGGCTCACCAAGCGGGAGGTCGATGTTGCGGCAGAACGAAGTGACAGATACCGGATCCGGCGTGTCTTCCACTTTCGAAACCGCGCACAGATGTTCGAGATAGCGCCACCGCTCGAGCGTGCGCTTCTGATGACGCCGAGCGCTTACATGGCGGAAATGCGGTAG
- a CDS encoding L,D-transpeptidase family protein, producing MTASVLLAGCDTDQVSLANNAKANQPVPPKLLAAMVEKDMDLQSPILVRLFKQEAELEVWKQARNGQFALLKTYPICRWSGDLGPKVREGDRQAPEGFYSINPSQMNPQSAYYLSFNTGYPNAFDKALGRTGSQLMVHGDCSSRGCYAMTDEQIAEIYSLGRESFFGGQKAFQLQAYPFKMTPVNMARHRTNPNMPFWKMIKEGYDHFEVTRQEPKVDFCEKKYVFDAAKAPDAKRDPVFDASAKCPAYVIPEDIASAVREKDARDQAEYAKLVSRGTPVARMNTGIDGGMNKIFAAKIPEGSTGLSEGAEGTTLQMLAMAKAPGTIPGHVNPPKPNLDAVAASPQDEPVVAVSTPAASTRVASAQPAEKSGGFFSNLGRKMGVGAAETTATTPPPQATASVAPATTSTTPTTAASRLKAAVTRFVPGHDKSKDAAKDAPKPAVATKPAEPTKPDTRLAATRPAPKPSVSDGAGEATQIMGAAPVVSSNSFDSRFGAVK from the coding sequence ATGACGGCCAGTGTTCTGCTGGCCGGCTGCGACACCGACCAGGTTTCGCTCGCGAACAACGCCAAGGCCAACCAGCCGGTGCCGCCAAAGCTTCTCGCCGCGATGGTCGAGAAGGACATGGATCTGCAATCGCCGATCCTGGTGCGCCTGTTCAAGCAGGAGGCCGAGCTCGAGGTGTGGAAGCAGGCCCGCAACGGCCAGTTCGCGCTGCTCAAGACCTATCCGATCTGCCGCTGGTCGGGCGATCTCGGGCCGAAGGTGCGCGAAGGCGACCGCCAGGCGCCGGAGGGATTCTACTCGATCAATCCGAGCCAGATGAATCCGCAGTCGGCCTATTATCTCTCATTCAACACGGGCTATCCGAACGCGTTCGACAAAGCGCTCGGCCGCACCGGTTCGCAGCTGATGGTGCACGGCGATTGTTCGTCGCGCGGTTGCTACGCGATGACCGACGAGCAGATCGCGGAGATCTATTCGCTCGGCCGCGAGTCGTTCTTCGGCGGGCAGAAGGCGTTCCAGCTGCAGGCTTATCCGTTCAAGATGACGCCGGTGAACATGGCCAGGCACCGGACCAATCCGAACATGCCGTTCTGGAAGATGATCAAGGAAGGCTATGATCATTTCGAGGTGACGCGGCAGGAGCCGAAGGTCGATTTCTGCGAGAAGAAATACGTGTTCGATGCGGCCAAGGCGCCCGACGCGAAGCGCGATCCGGTGTTCGACGCCTCTGCGAAGTGCCCGGCCTATGTGATCCCCGAGGACATCGCCAGCGCCGTGCGCGAGAAGGATGCGCGCGACCAGGCCGAGTACGCCAAGCTGGTCTCGCGCGGCACGCCGGTGGCGCGCATGAACACCGGCATCGACGGCGGCATGAACAAGATCTTTGCCGCGAAGATTCCGGAGGGATCGACCGGCCTCTCCGAAGGCGCCGAAGGCACCACCTTGCAGATGCTGGCGATGGCGAAGGCGCCGGGCACGATCCCCGGACACGTTAATCCGCCGAAACCGAATCTCGATGCGGTCGCAGCCTCGCCGCAGGACGAGCCGGTCGTCGCGGTGTCCACGCCCGCCGCCAGCACCCGCGTTGCCTCGGCTCAGCCAGCCGAGAAGTCCGGCGGCTTCTTCTCCAATCTAGGCCGCAAGATGGGCGTGGGCGCCGCCGAGACCACCGCGACCACGCCGCCGCCGCAAGCCACCGCGTCCGTCGCTCCGGCCACGACGTCGACGACCCCCACCACCGCAGCATCGAGGCTGAAGGCCGCGGTGACCCGGTTCGTACCGGGGCATGACAAGTCCAAGGATGCGGCGAAGGACGCGCCGAAGCCGGCCGTTGCAACCAAGCCGGCCGAGCCGACGAAGCCCGATACGCGGCTCGCCGCGACGCGTCCCGCGCCGAAGCCGTCGGTGTCGGATGGCGCCGGTGAAGCAACCCAGATCATGGGCGCCGCGCCGGTGGTGTCGTCGAACTCGTTCGACAGCCGGTTTGGGGCGGTGAAGTAG
- a CDS encoding acetyl-CoA carboxylase carboxyltransferase subunit alpha: MPDQMRSYLDFEKPVAELDSKLDELRTLAASGSDIGEEIGRIEDKAAQALADLYANLTPWQKTLVARHPQRPHFNDFIKGLITEFTPLAGDRKFGEDEALVAGFGRFRGEAICVMGQEKGDSTESRIKHNFGMARPEGYRKCVRLMEMAERFGLPVLSLADSAGAYPGIGAEERGQAEAIARSTDACMALTVPNIAIITGEGMSGGAIAITTANRVLMLEHAIYSVISPEAASSILWRDGSKAQEAANNMKITAQDMLRFGVIDSILKEPVGGAHRDPAAMIATTGDAIAKAFDELRGLDGDAIRKQRRQKFLDIGRKLG; this comes from the coding sequence ATGCCAGACCAGATGCGCAGCTATCTCGACTTCGAAAAGCCCGTCGCCGAGCTCGATTCCAAGCTCGACGAACTGCGCACTTTGGCTGCCTCCGGCAGCGACATCGGCGAGGAGATCGGGCGGATCGAGGACAAGGCGGCGCAGGCGCTGGCCGACCTCTATGCGAACCTGACGCCGTGGCAGAAGACGCTGGTTGCGCGGCATCCGCAGCGGCCGCATTTCAACGATTTCATCAAGGGCCTGATCACCGAATTCACCCCGCTCGCCGGCGACCGCAAGTTCGGCGAGGACGAGGCGCTGGTCGCCGGCTTCGGCCGCTTCCGCGGCGAGGCCATCTGCGTGATGGGCCAGGAAAAGGGCGATTCCACCGAGAGCCGCATCAAGCATAATTTCGGCATGGCGCGGCCCGAGGGCTATCGCAAATGCGTGCGGCTGATGGAGATGGCCGAGCGGTTCGGCCTGCCGGTGCTGTCGCTGGCCGATTCCGCCGGCGCCTATCCCGGCATCGGGGCGGAGGAGCGCGGCCAGGCCGAGGCGATCGCGCGCTCGACCGATGCCTGCATGGCGCTGACCGTGCCGAACATCGCCATCATCACCGGCGAAGGCATGTCGGGCGGCGCCATCGCCATTACCACCGCCAACAGGGTCCTGATGCTGGAGCACGCGATCTACAGCGTGATCTCGCCGGAAGCGGCATCCTCGATCCTCTGGCGCGACGGCAGCAAGGCGCAGGAAGCCGCCAACAACATGAAGATCACCGCCCAGGACATGCTCCGGTTCGGGGTGATCGACAGCATCCTGAAGGAGCCGGTCGGCGGCGCCCACCGCGACCCCGCCGCCATGATCGCAACCACGGGCGACGCCATCGCCAAGGCTTTCGACGAGCTCCGCGGCCTCGACGGCGACGCCATCCGCAAGCAGCGGCGGCAGAAATTCCTCGATATCGGCCGGAAACTGGGCTGA
- the xerD gene encoding site-specific tyrosine recombinase XerD, whose translation MRAKPSDAKLTGLFLDMLAAEQGAGPNTLDAYRRDLTDFSEFLGRDGHSFVDAETQTLRDYLADLDTRGFKSTSVARRLSAMRHLYRFLLNERIRSEDPAAILSGPKRGRGLPKVLSIADVDRMLRRAKELSEAAEASPAQRLRALRLYCLLEVLYATGLRVSELVALPRTAAKRDARMIVVRGKGDKERLVPLNEASRQAMADYLSATEAAKTEKKKDSLAASKWLFPSFGESGHLTRQHFARDLKELAVASGLQARLVSPHVLRHAFASHLLHNGADLRIVQTLLGHTDISTTQIYTHVVEERLKSLVRDLHPLAEK comes from the coding sequence ATGCGCGCAAAGCCCTCAGATGCCAAGCTCACCGGCCTGTTCCTCGACATGCTCGCGGCGGAACAGGGCGCGGGGCCCAATACGCTCGATGCCTACCGCCGCGACCTCACCGATTTCTCCGAGTTTCTCGGCCGCGACGGCCACAGCTTTGTCGATGCCGAGACGCAAACGCTGCGCGACTATCTCGCCGATCTCGACACGCGCGGCTTCAAATCCACCAGCGTCGCGCGGCGGCTGTCGGCGATGCGGCATCTCTACCGCTTTCTACTGAACGAGCGCATTCGCAGCGAGGATCCCGCCGCGATCCTGTCCGGCCCCAAGCGCGGCCGCGGCCTGCCAAAGGTGCTGTCGATCGCGGATGTCGACCGCATGCTCCGCCGCGCCAAGGAATTGAGCGAGGCGGCGGAGGCCTCGCCGGCGCAGCGACTGCGGGCTTTAAGGCTCTATTGCCTGCTCGAGGTGCTCTACGCCACGGGTCTGCGCGTCTCCGAACTGGTGGCGCTGCCGCGCACGGCGGCCAAGCGCGACGCCCGCATGATCGTGGTCCGCGGCAAGGGCGACAAGGAACGCCTGGTGCCGCTCAACGAAGCCTCGCGGCAGGCGATGGCGGATTATCTCAGCGCAACGGAAGCCGCGAAGACGGAGAAGAAGAAGGACAGCCTCGCCGCCTCGAAATGGCTGTTCCCCTCGTTCGGCGAGAGCGGACATCTGACGCGGCAGCACTTTGCCCGCGACTTGAAGGAGCTCGCGGTCGCCTCCGGGCTGCAGGCCCGGCTGGTGTCCCCGCACGTGCTGCGCCACGCCTTCGCCAGCCATCTCCTGCACAACGGCGCCGACCTGCGCATCGTGCAGACCCTGCTCGGCCACACCGACATCTCGACCACGCAGATCTACACCCATGTGGTCGAGGAGCGGCTGAAGAGCCTGGTGCGCGACCTGCACCCGCTGGCGGAGAAGTAA
- a CDS encoding shikimate kinase — translation MSDAALPIQAAPEADILSALGSRSIVLVGMMGVGKSTIGRRLALRLKLPFVDADTEIEAAAGMTIPEIFERHGEPHFRDGEARVIARLLDGGPIVLATGGGAFMREETRSRIAAKAISVWLKADHDVIMRRVRRRADRPLLQTADPEGTVTRLLTEREPVYGKADLTIASRDVPHDKIVEECIETLRAHLCGEQAAQPPADVASAVR, via the coding sequence ATGTCCGACGCCGCGTTGCCGATCCAAGCTGCGCCTGAGGCCGACATCCTGTCGGCGCTCGGGTCGCGCTCGATCGTGCTGGTCGGCATGATGGGGGTGGGAAAATCCACCATCGGCCGCCGCCTGGCTCTCAGGCTCAAGCTGCCTTTCGTCGATGCCGACACCGAGATCGAGGCGGCGGCCGGCATGACCATACCTGAAATCTTCGAGCGTCATGGCGAGCCGCATTTCCGCGACGGCGAGGCCCGGGTGATCGCGCGCCTGCTCGACGGCGGGCCGATCGTGCTGGCGACCGGCGGCGGTGCCTTCATGCGCGAGGAGACGCGCAGCCGCATCGCGGCGAAGGCGATCTCGGTCTGGCTCAAGGCCGATCACGACGTCATCATGCGCCGCGTGCGCCGCCGCGCCGACCGTCCGCTGCTTCAAACCGCCGATCCCGAAGGAACCGTCACGCGCCTGCTCACCGAGCGCGAACCGGTCTATGGCAAGGCCGACCTCACCATCGCCTCGCGCGACGTGCCGCACGACAAGATCGTCGAGGAGTGCATCGAGACGCTGCGCGCCCATCTGTGCGGCGAGCAGGCCGCCCAACCACCTGCCGACGTCGCGAGTGCCGTACGATGA
- the aroB gene encoding 3-dehydroquinate synthase, with protein sequence MTAPLKHSTPVNVDVALGDRAYDIVIGRGVLSSLGERVAALRPGVRTAIVTDRTVAKHWLEPTEASLAASGIPTSRIVVEEGEISKTYAGLEKVSEALIAARIERNDLVIALGGGVVGDLAGFAAAILRRGVDFVQVPTSLLAQVDSSVGGKTGINSPQGKNLLGAFHQPMLVIADTAVLDTLSPRQFRAGYAEVAKYGVLGDEAFFSWLEKNHSDIFKGGPGREHAIATSCRAKAGVVSRDERETGERALLNLGHTFGHALEAATGFSDRLFHGEGVSIGMTLAAQFSARLGMMGEADAARVERHLVEAGLPTRLQDIAGFTQEGLADADALMALMAQDKKVKRGKLTFILLEAVGRAVIAKDVEPAPVRDFLQEKLAQKA encoded by the coding sequence ATGACCGCCCCCTTGAAACATTCCACCCCTGTCAACGTCGACGTCGCCCTCGGCGACCGCGCCTATGACATCGTCATCGGCCGCGGCGTGCTGTCGTCGCTCGGCGAACGGGTCGCCGCGTTGCGACCCGGCGTGCGCACTGCGATCGTCACGGATCGCACCGTCGCCAAGCATTGGCTGGAGCCGACCGAAGCCTCGCTCGCAGCGAGCGGCATCCCGACCTCGCGCATCGTCGTCGAGGAAGGCGAGATCTCCAAGACCTATGCCGGCCTGGAAAAGGTCAGCGAGGCCCTGATCGCCGCCAGGATCGAGCGCAACGATCTCGTCATCGCGCTCGGCGGCGGCGTGGTCGGCGATCTCGCCGGCTTTGCGGCGGCGATCCTGCGCCGCGGCGTCGATTTCGTGCAGGTGCCGACCTCGCTGCTGGCGCAGGTCGATTCCTCCGTCGGCGGCAAGACCGGCATCAACTCGCCGCAGGGCAAGAATCTGCTCGGTGCCTTCCACCAGCCGATGCTGGTCATCGCCGACACGGCCGTGCTCGACACGCTGTCGCCGCGACAGTTCCGTGCGGGCTACGCCGAGGTCGCCAAATACGGCGTGCTTGGCGATGAGGCCTTCTTCAGCTGGCTGGAGAAGAACCATTCCGACATCTTCAAGGGCGGTCCGGGCCGCGAGCATGCGATCGCGACCTCCTGCCGCGCCAAGGCCGGGGTGGTCTCGCGCGACGAGCGCGAAACTGGCGAGCGCGCGCTGCTCAATCTCGGTCACACTTTCGGTCACGCGCTGGAGGCCGCGACCGGCTTCTCCGATCGTCTGTTCCACGGCGAGGGCGTTTCGATCGGCATGACGCTGGCGGCGCAGTTCTCGGCCAGGCTCGGCATGATGGGCGAAGCCGATGCGGCGCGCGTCGAGCGGCACCTCGTTGAAGCCGGCCTGCCGACGCGCCTGCAGGACATCGCCGGCTTCACGCAGGAAGGGCTCGCCGATGCCGACGCGCTGATGGCGTTGATGGCACAGGACAAGAAGGTCAAGCGCGGCAAGCTCACCTTCATCCTGCTGGAGGCCGTGGGCCGCGCCGTCATCGCCAAGGATGTCGAGCCGGCGCCGGTGCGCGATTTCCTGCAGGAGAAGCTTGCGCAAAAGGCGTGA